Proteins from one Lonchura striata isolate bLonStr1 chromosome 6, bLonStr1.mat, whole genome shotgun sequence genomic window:
- the RPS29 gene encoding small ribosomal subunit protein uS14 encodes MGHQQLYWSHPRKFGQGSRSCRVCSNRHGLIRKYGLNMCRQCFRQYAKDIGFIKLD; translated from the exons ATGGGCCACCAGCAGCTCTACTGGAGCCACCCCAGGAAGTTCGGGCAGGGCTCCCGCTCGTG CCGCGTGTGCTCCAACCGCCACGGCCTCATCCGCAAGTACGGGCTCAACATGTGCCGGCAGTGCTTCCGCCAGTACGCCAAGGACATCGGGTTCATCAAG CTGGACTGA